The Solibacillus daqui genome has a segment encoding these proteins:
- a CDS encoding sensor histidine kinase: protein MLEKMPIRLRLTAIMVILLMICCVGLTIILNYSAGLMATKIDTGAMLPSQDTYESNENKNIQTPSDLAMMTTPSVEAQQAKTEFQLESVIYLLLIIVCGGVLTYYVSGKVLKPLDLLNRQIKNRTVHNLAETMNIPPTNDEIAELTQSFNEMTNKLNEAFLMQSRFTANAAHELRTPLAVLKTKVDVFNKKKVHTTDEYGALIAVFEKQIKRLSELVIALLEMTNMNDDFEYEKICLKDVLQDIVSELSHIAEEKEVQLFLDCDESIIYGNPNLLYRAFYNIVENGIKYNVDGGIVKIHVKSNDKQIFVTINDTGIGIPNELKKVVFEPFYRVDTSRSRETGGLGLGLSIVHSIVMKHKGTIIVSDNDNGGTSFELIFSKFF, encoded by the coding sequence ATGTTGGAAAAAATGCCTATTCGGCTCCGGCTAACAGCGATAATGGTCATATTATTAATGATTTGTTGTGTGGGGCTTACAATCATTTTAAATTATTCTGCTGGTTTAATGGCAACAAAAATTGATACTGGTGCGATGTTACCGTCACAAGATACTTATGAAAGTAACGAAAATAAGAATATCCAAACACCGTCCGATCTTGCAATGATGACTACACCATCTGTTGAGGCACAGCAAGCTAAAACAGAATTTCAGCTTGAAAGCGTAATTTATTTACTATTAATCATTGTTTGTGGAGGCGTTTTAACTTATTACGTATCCGGTAAAGTGTTAAAACCACTGGATTTATTAAATCGTCAAATAAAAAATAGAACCGTCCATAATTTAGCAGAAACGATGAACATTCCACCAACGAATGACGAAATCGCTGAGCTAACGCAGTCTTTTAATGAAATGACCAATAAGTTAAACGAAGCTTTTTTAATGCAAAGTCGTTTCACGGCAAATGCAGCTCATGAACTCCGAACACCTCTTGCTGTATTAAAAACAAAGGTTGATGTATTTAATAAGAAAAAAGTTCATACAACTGATGAATATGGTGCTCTCATTGCCGTTTTTGAAAAACAAATTAAACGATTATCCGAGTTGGTCATTGCGCTTTTAGAGATGACAAATATGAATGATGATTTTGAATATGAAAAGATTTGCCTAAAAGATGTTTTACAAGATATTGTATCCGAGCTTTCTCACATTGCAGAAGAAAAAGAGGTTCAATTATTTTTGGATTGCGATGAAAGCATTATTTACGGAAATCCAAACTTACTATATCGCGCATTTTATAACATAGTCGAAAACGGAATTAAATACAATGTTGATGGTGGTATAGTAAAGATTCATGTGAAATCAAATGACAAGCAAATATTTGTCACAATTAATGATACGGGTATTGGGATTCCAAATGAGTTGAAAAAAGTAGTATTCGAGCCGTTTTACCGTGTTGATACATCACGCTCTCGTGAAACAGGTGGTTTAGGATTGGGGCTATCCATTGTGCATAGCATCGTAATGAAGCATAAAGGAACAATCATCGTGTCGGATAATGACAATGGCGGTACAAGTTTCGAACTTATATTTAGTAAGTTTTTTTAA
- a CDS encoding YxcD family protein: MEKLTLLEQDLINAICLFHAKFKNVAPDEIEVELMYDDVAGYSAEAFYNGQLDVYNTVNFITALRLYIDEQLGRDSMAARIVLDIDDEEGMIAKVEF; the protein is encoded by the coding sequence GTGGAAAAACTAACGTTACTAGAACAAGATTTAATCAATGCGATTTGCTTATTCCATGCAAAATTTAAAAACGTTGCTCCAGATGAAATCGAAGTAGAGTTAATGTATGATGATGTTGCGGGCTATTCAGCAGAAGCATTTTACAACGGACAATTAGATGTTTATAATACGGTAAACTTCATTACTGCGTTACGTCTTTATATCGACGAACAACTAGGGCGTGATTCAATGGCCGCGCGTATCGTATTAGATATCGATGATGAAGAAGGCATGATTGCAAAGGTTGAATTTTAA
- a CDS encoding DUF2975 domain-containing protein, translating to MKRGSTLFLKLAVIFIGIPILALCIFLLPQIAMVAFEEAKKGSELAYVVFGILSIMYISTIPFYFALYQTLGILNYIDKNQAFSELSVSALKKIKNCAITISGLYMVGLPLVYIVAEWDDAPGLLLIGLVIVGASMAIAVFAAVLQKLLKDAIAIKTENDLTV from the coding sequence ATGAAAAGAGGTTCCACATTATTTTTAAAGCTAGCAGTAATTTTCATTGGTATTCCTATACTTGCTTTATGTATCTTTTTGTTGCCACAAATTGCGATGGTAGCATTTGAAGAAGCAAAAAAGGGATCAGAGCTGGCATATGTAGTATTTGGTATTTTATCTATTATGTATATATCGACAATTCCTTTTTATTTTGCGTTGTATCAGACATTAGGAATTTTAAACTACATCGACAAGAACCAAGCTTTCTCGGAATTATCTGTGAGCGCTCTAAAGAAAATCAAAAACTGTGCCATTACAATTAGTGGATTGTATATGGTAGGTTTACCATTGGTCTATATCGTAGCGGAGTGGGATGACGCACCGGGTCTCCTATTAATCGGACTGGTCATTGTTGGTGCATCGATGGCTATTGCAGTTTTTGCTGCTGTTCTTCAAAAGTTATTAAAAGATGCTATAGCTATTAAAACAGAAAATGATTTAACGGTCTGA
- a CDS encoding response regulator transcription factor: MRILVAEDELDLQEAIAEGLRMEGYAVDTCSNGEDAYELAFVENYDLIILDLNLPKLDGLKVLEKIREENKEIKVIILSARSRVNDKVLGLDMGANDYLTKPFDFEELEARIRNLLRRKFVQENSILTCGEINMDLTKRLVFIGEHELLLTKKEFALLEYFLFHQERVLSQEELVTHVWDQNADSFSGVIRVHIATLRKKLKALLKNDPIRTKVGVGYFITKNDGDA, encoded by the coding sequence ATGAGGATTCTTGTTGCTGAAGATGAGTTAGATTTACAGGAAGCAATTGCTGAAGGGCTTCGCATGGAAGGCTATGCAGTGGATACTTGCAGTAATGGAGAAGATGCTTATGAACTGGCTTTTGTTGAAAATTATGACTTAATAATTCTGGACTTAAATCTTCCAAAACTAGATGGATTAAAGGTTTTAGAAAAAATAAGAGAAGAAAATAAAGAAATAAAGGTGATAATCTTAAGTGCAAGGAGTCGTGTAAATGACAAAGTGCTTGGCTTAGATATGGGGGCAAATGATTATTTAACGAAACCATTTGACTTTGAAGAATTGGAAGCAAGAATACGAAATTTATTACGACGGAAATTTGTGCAGGAAAATAGCATATTAACTTGCGGGGAAATCAATATGGATTTAACAAAACGCCTCGTATTTATAGGGGAACATGAATTGCTCTTAACTAAAAAAGAATTTGCATTGTTGGAATACTTCCTGTTTCATCAAGAAAGAGTGCTAAGCCAAGAAGAATTAGTAACCCACGTTTGGGATCAAAATGCCGATAGTTTTAGTGGTGTAATTCGCGTTCATATCGCTACATTACGAAAAAAACTAAAAGCATTATTAAAAAATGACCCGATACGTACTAAAGTCGGTGTAGGCTATTTTATTACGAAAAATGATGGTGATGCTTAA
- a CDS encoding DUF4153 domain-containing protein gives MDINKLIIENIDNPQELERMYRNDPKAFKKSFSHAWEQNPNSQVLSVWYERLNFKESVNTGKSFFLQKGFIFMGILAILAGMCTRIIFHFVEQEAIAPINMVFGIIPFITAYFVYKNTPKKSVIFSLVALLIITGFYLNMLPLNYSDSIILAYLHLPIFLWVLVGLAFTGNEYTNGSTRLAYIKFNLEYCILYASMAVSGMVLAALTMQLFSFVGLNIEEFYFSNIVLFGAAALSIVAAYLVSMNLKLARNITPYLAKIFSPLVLLTLLVYIITVIWVGKNPFLDRDFLLAFNGILLGVLAVTIFSITEKDSDEKKNISDYINFALIVLALIIDSVALSAIMFRLSSYGITPNRLAVLGVNILIWTNLIWIMLSYMRFLQNKSGPSTIQDAVTKYLPIYGLWAAIVIFTFPIIFN, from the coding sequence ATGGACATCAACAAATTGATTATTGAAAATATTGATAATCCTCAAGAGTTGGAAAGAATGTATAGAAATGATCCGAAAGCATTTAAAAAGTCATTTTCACATGCATGGGAACAAAATCCTAATTCTCAGGTACTTAGTGTATGGTATGAAAGATTGAATTTCAAGGAGTCCGTAAATACAGGAAAATCTTTCTTTCTTCAAAAAGGCTTCATATTCATGGGCATTTTAGCCATTCTGGCCGGGATGTGCACTAGGATCATTTTCCATTTTGTCGAACAGGAAGCAATTGCTCCAATTAATATGGTTTTCGGTATAATTCCCTTTATTACAGCTTATTTTGTATATAAAAATACTCCGAAAAAAAGTGTTATTTTTTCTCTTGTAGCGTTATTGATAATTACCGGGTTTTATCTCAATATGCTTCCATTAAATTATTCAGACAGTATTATCCTTGCATATTTACATCTTCCTATATTCCTATGGGTATTGGTAGGGCTTGCGTTTACAGGAAATGAATATACAAATGGTAGTACAAGATTAGCATATATTAAATTTAATTTGGAATATTGTATACTCTACGCCAGCATGGCTGTTAGCGGAATGGTCCTTGCTGCATTAACAATGCAGTTATTTAGCTTTGTTGGCTTGAATATAGAAGAGTTCTATTTTAGTAATATCGTTTTATTTGGTGCTGCCGCTCTTTCTATTGTGGCCGCATACCTAGTATCAATGAATCTTAAACTTGCTAGAAATATTACACCATATTTAGCTAAAATTTTTAGTCCTCTTGTCTTGCTCACGTTGTTGGTCTATATTATTACAGTTATTTGGGTTGGAAAAAATCCATTCTTGGACCGTGACTTTCTTTTAGCCTTTAATGGAATACTCTTGGGTGTATTGGCCGTTACCATATTTTCCATTACCGAGAAAGACTCTGATGAGAAAAAGAACATTTCAGATTATATAAATTTTGCATTAATTGTTCTTGCACTTATCATTGATAGTGTGGCATTGTCAGCCATCATGTTCAGACTTTCTTCTTATGGGATTACACCTAATAGACTTGCTGTTTTAGGAGTAAACATACTAATCTGGACAAATTTAATTTGGATTATGCTCTCCTATATGCGTTTTCTACAAAACAAATCGGGACCTTCAACTATCCAAGATGCTGTTACGAAATATTTGCCGATCTATGGACTATGGGCAGCTATCGTAATATTTACTTTTCCTATAATCTTTAATTAG
- a CDS encoding helix-turn-helix domain-containing protein produces the protein MTIIINIDVMLAKRKMSVTELSEKVGITMANLSILKNGKAKAIRFSTLEAICKALECQPGDILEYKDDDS, from the coding sequence ATGACGATAATAATCAATATTGATGTGATGTTAGCAAAAAGGAAAATGAGTGTAACAGAACTTTCGGAAAAGGTTGGTATAACAATGGCGAACCTTTCTATTTTGAAAAATGGAAAGGCGAAAGCGATTCGTTTTTCCACTTTAGAGGCCATTTGTAAGGCTTTAGAATGCCAGCCTGGAGATATATTAGAATACAAAGACGACGACAGTTAA
- the acnA gene encoding aconitate hydratase AcnA: MANLHNSRASFEVNGKSYGYYRLAAIEEAGIANVSRLPYSIKVLLESVLRQYDNYVIKEEHVNELAKFGSHNKEAEVPFKPSRVVLQDFTGVPVVVDLASLRSAMKEMGGDPAKINPAIPVDLVIDHSVQVDKYGNAAALQANMDLEFERNAERYNFLKWAQTAYDNFRAVPPATGIVHQVNLEYLAPIVHVNETEEGLVAFPDSVVGTDSHTTMINGIGVLGWGVGGIEAEAGMLGQPSYFPIPDVIGVKLVGELPNGTTATDLALKVTQVLRQRGVVNKFVEFFGPGVPGLPLADRATISNMAPEYGATCGFFAIDEESVNYMRLTGRDEEHIAVVEAYLKANGMWFDPTLEPVYTDVLEINLADIEANLSGPKRPQDLIPLTEMKSVYRSSVVAPQGTQGFGLTEAEFDKTSTADFAEGAVEIPAGAVAIAAITSCTNTSNPYVLLAAGLVAKKAVELGIKPAKWVKTSLAPGSKVVTGYLEDSGLQEYFDAIGFNTVGYGCTTCIGNSGPLLPEIEDAIKSNDLFVTSVLSGNRNFEGRVHPLVKANFLASPPLVVAYALAGTVDIDLQKDAIAVTPEGKEVFFADIWPSTEEVNAVLNKVVTRELFQKEYETVFTANEAWNAIETSTENLYTFDEKSTYIQNPPFFTGLSKEPGAIQTLEGMRVMAKFGDSITTDHISPAGAIGKDTPAGKYLIENGVAIRDFNSYGSRRGNHEVMMRGTFANIRIRNQIAPGTEGGFTTYWPTGEVEYIYDACMKYQEAGTGLVVLAGNDYGMGSSRDWAAKGTFLLGVKTVIAQSYERIHRSNLVMMGVLPLQYMAGESADTLGLKGDETISVNLTDDVKPRDILTVTATSPEGKVTEFKALARFDSEVEVDYYRHGGILQMVLRAKAAQ; encoded by the coding sequence ATGGCAAACTTACACAACAGCCGCGCTTCATTTGAAGTAAATGGTAAGTCTTATGGCTACTACCGTTTAGCTGCTATTGAAGAAGCTGGTATCGCAAACGTATCACGCCTACCTTACTCAATCAAAGTATTATTAGAATCGGTATTACGTCAATATGACAACTATGTAATTAAAGAAGAGCATGTAAACGAATTAGCAAAATTCGGTTCACACAACAAAGAAGCTGAAGTTCCATTCAAGCCTTCACGTGTAGTATTACAAGACTTCACTGGTGTACCAGTAGTAGTTGACTTAGCTTCATTACGTTCTGCAATGAAAGAAATGGGTGGAGACCCAGCTAAAATCAACCCTGCTATTCCAGTTGACCTAGTAATCGACCACTCTGTACAAGTTGATAAATACGGTAACGCAGCTGCATTACAAGCTAACATGGACTTAGAGTTCGAGCGTAACGCTGAGCGTTATAACTTCTTAAAATGGGCTCAAACTGCTTATGATAACTTCCGCGCTGTACCACCAGCAACTGGTATCGTACACCAAGTTAACTTAGAGTACTTAGCTCCAATCGTTCACGTTAACGAAACAGAAGAAGGTTTAGTAGCATTCCCTGACTCAGTAGTAGGTACTGACTCTCACACAACTATGATCAACGGTATCGGTGTTCTAGGTTGGGGTGTTGGTGGTATCGAAGCTGAAGCTGGTATGTTAGGTCAACCATCTTACTTCCCAATTCCTGATGTTATCGGTGTTAAATTAGTAGGCGAATTACCAAACGGTACTACAGCTACTGACTTAGCATTAAAAGTAACTCAAGTATTACGTCAACGCGGCGTAGTAAACAAATTCGTAGAGTTCTTTGGTCCTGGTGTTCCTGGGTTACCACTTGCTGACCGTGCTACAATCTCAAACATGGCTCCAGAATATGGTGCTACATGTGGTTTCTTCGCAATCGACGAAGAATCAGTAAACTACATGCGTTTAACTGGTCGTGACGAAGAGCACATCGCTGTTGTAGAAGCTTACTTAAAAGCTAACGGTATGTGGTTCGATCCAACATTAGAGCCAGTTTACACTGACGTATTAGAAATCAACCTTGCGGATATCGAAGCGAACCTTTCTGGTCCAAAACGTCCACAAGATTTAATTCCTTTAACTGAAATGAAATCAGTTTACCGTTCATCTGTAGTAGCTCCACAAGGTACTCAAGGTTTCGGTTTAACTGAAGCTGAATTCGACAAAACTTCTACAGCTGACTTTGCTGAAGGTGCTGTTGAAATTCCTGCAGGTGCTGTAGCTATCGCTGCAATCACTTCTTGTACAAACACTTCTAACCCATACGTATTATTAGCTGCTGGTTTAGTTGCTAAGAAAGCTGTTGAGTTAGGAATCAAACCTGCTAAGTGGGTTAAAACTTCTTTAGCACCAGGTTCTAAAGTAGTAACTGGTTACTTAGAAGATTCTGGTTTACAAGAGTACTTCGACGCGATCGGATTCAACACTGTAGGTTACGGTTGTACAACATGTATCGGTAACTCAGGTCCGTTATTACCAGAAATCGAAGATGCAATCAAATCAAACGATTTATTCGTAACTTCTGTATTATCAGGTAACCGTAACTTCGAAGGCCGTGTACACCCATTAGTAAAAGCTAACTTCTTAGCTTCACCACCATTAGTTGTTGCTTATGCATTAGCTGGTACTGTAGATATCGACTTACAAAAAGACGCTATCGCTGTTACTCCAGAAGGCAAAGAAGTATTCTTCGCTGATATCTGGCCATCAACTGAAGAAGTTAACGCAGTATTAAACAAAGTTGTAACTCGTGAGTTATTCCAAAAAGAATACGAAACTGTATTCACTGCTAACGAAGCTTGGAATGCAATCGAAACTTCAACTGAAAACTTATATACTTTCGATGAAAAATCAACTTACATCCAAAACCCACCATTCTTCACTGGTTTATCTAAAGAGCCAGGTGCTATCCAAACTTTAGAAGGCATGCGTGTAATGGCTAAGTTCGGTGACTCTATCACTACTGACCACATCTCTCCTGCAGGTGCAATCGGTAAAGATACACCAGCTGGTAAGTACTTAATCGAAAATGGCGTAGCTATCCGTGACTTCAACTCTTACGGTTCTCGTCGTGGTAACCACGAAGTAATGATGCGTGGTACATTCGCTAACATCCGTATCCGTAACCAAATCGCTCCAGGTACAGAAGGTGGTTTCACTACTTACTGGCCAACAGGTGAAGTTGAGTACATTTACGATGCATGCATGAAGTACCAAGAAGCAGGCACTGGCTTAGTAGTATTAGCTGGTAACGACTACGGTATGGGTTCATCTCGTGACTGGGCTGCTAAAGGTACATTCTTATTAGGCGTTAAAACAGTAATCGCACAATCTTATGAGCGTATCCACCGTTCTAACTTAGTAATGATGGGCGTATTACCATTACAATACATGGCTGGCGAATCAGCTGATACTTTAGGATTAAAAGGTGACGAAACAATCTCTGTTAACTTAACTGATGATGTTAAACCACGTGATATCCTAACAGTTACTGCAACTTCTCCAGAAGGTAAAGTAACTGAGTTCAAAGCATTAGCTCGTTTCGACTCAGAAGTAGAAGTAGACTACTACCGTCACGGTGGTATCTTACAAATGGTATTACGTGCGAAAGCTGCACAATAA
- a CDS encoding 5'-nucleotidase C-terminal domain-containing protein, producing the protein MKKRKMYSATALTATTAVLVGVTGVSAEQALFNDVPASHPYGEAISALAALGVVNGFGDGSFKPDAAVTRGQAAKMIAGTFQLTTEKVDNLKFKDVEQTSPYFGAIVALTSLGVINGYEDGTFRPGANLTHGHIKLVIERVSTAYPIDTEVLFDLASVTYDEKKNITRGELASILTTALKIVEEDSKYYKLSVMHVNDTHGRVDVFPKLMTAVKEQRTKNPDALLLHGGDAFSGTLYFNEFEGQADIPFLNAMKFDAMVFGNHEFDLGSSPEGHKALADFVKAANFPFISANTDFSKDTLFTGLFSDLVSSEPENGKIYAGMVKEINGEKVGIFGLTTAETKDIASPGSIAFENYIEEANKAVKAFEDKGVNKIIALTHIGFDDNVAYDNDQMLAKSVPGIDIIVGGHTHTQLDKPVVVDTNTVGEKKDATLIVQAYQYSDYLGTLNVAFDENGVVVKHNGKLIKVGDLAEDPEGVKLLAPFKEKVDATQKAEIGVTLTQALANPRSSETSTVSVRNSETALGNIITDGMLAKAKKSTNKKVIMALQNGGGIREAIDKGPITTGEVITVLPFGNTLALADVTGAELKATFEHAVKDAPKESGGFLHISGAKFEYDSTKEAGSRVVSLKYFDEATNSYVDIQDDQTYTIATNAFTAKGGDGFADLKKVYAAGRVTDLGLSDWENLKEQFLSLKEIPYELQGRIVDVAATK; encoded by the coding sequence ATGAAAAAGCGAAAAATGTATTCAGCAACAGCATTGACGGCTACTACTGCAGTTTTAGTCGGAGTAACAGGGGTTTCAGCAGAGCAAGCATTGTTTAATGACGTTCCAGCAAGCCATCCATATGGGGAAGCAATTTCAGCTTTAGCGGCACTTGGTGTTGTCAATGGCTTTGGTGATGGTTCATTTAAACCAGATGCAGCCGTTACACGTGGACAAGCAGCAAAAATGATTGCAGGTACATTCCAATTAACTACTGAAAAAGTTGATAACCTGAAATTCAAAGATGTTGAGCAGACAAGTCCATATTTTGGAGCGATTGTAGCACTTACTTCATTAGGTGTGATTAATGGCTATGAAGATGGAACATTCCGCCCTGGAGCTAACTTAACTCATGGACATATCAAATTAGTTATTGAAAGAGTTAGCACTGCATATCCTATCGACACAGAGGTATTATTTGATCTTGCAAGTGTTACCTACGATGAAAAGAAAAATATTACACGCGGTGAGTTAGCTAGTATTTTAACAACGGCATTAAAAATTGTTGAAGAAGATAGTAAATATTATAAATTATCAGTGATGCATGTAAACGATACACATGGCCGTGTAGATGTTTTCCCTAAATTAATGACAGCGGTAAAAGAGCAGCGTACAAAAAATCCAGATGCGTTATTGTTACATGGCGGAGACGCATTTAGTGGTACATTATATTTCAATGAATTTGAAGGACAAGCAGATATCCCGTTTTTAAATGCCATGAAATTTGATGCGATGGTATTCGGAAATCATGAATTTGATTTAGGCTCTTCTCCAGAGGGACATAAAGCATTAGCAGATTTCGTGAAAGCGGCGAATTTCCCATTCATTTCAGCTAATACAGATTTCTCGAAAGATACCTTATTTACTGGATTGTTCTCAGATTTAGTATCAAGTGAGCCAGAAAACGGCAAAATTTATGCAGGTATGGTTAAAGAAATTAACGGCGAAAAAGTTGGTATTTTCGGTTTAACTACGGCTGAAACGAAAGATATCGCTTCACCAGGTAGTATTGCATTCGAAAATTACATCGAAGAAGCAAACAAAGCGGTTAAAGCATTCGAAGATAAAGGTGTAAACAAAATTATTGCACTAACTCATATCGGCTTTGATGATAATGTTGCTTATGATAATGACCAAATGTTAGCGAAATCAGTACCTGGTATTGATATTATCGTTGGTGGTCACACACATACACAATTAGATAAGCCTGTCGTAGTAGATACGAATACAGTTGGTGAGAAAAAGGATGCAACATTAATCGTTCAAGCCTACCAATATTCGGATTACTTAGGAACGTTAAACGTGGCATTTGATGAAAATGGCGTTGTTGTAAAGCATAACGGTAAGTTAATTAAAGTTGGTGATCTAGCAGAAGATCCAGAGGGTGTGAAATTACTAGCGCCGTTTAAAGAAAAAGTAGATGCAACACAAAAAGCTGAAATTGGTGTGACATTAACACAAGCATTAGCAAATCCACGTAGCTCTGAAACAAGCACAGTGAGTGTTCGTAATAGTGAAACAGCACTAGGTAATATCATCACAGACGGAATGTTAGCAAAGGCTAAAAAATCGACAAATAAAAAGGTTATCATGGCATTGCAAAACGGTGGGGGAATTCGTGAAGCTATTGATAAAGGTCCAATTACAACAGGTGAAGTGATTACCGTATTGCCATTTGGAAACACATTGGCATTAGCGGATGTAACGGGTGCTGAGTTAAAAGCGACATTTGAGCATGCTGTAAAAGATGCACCGAAAGAAAGTGGCGGCTTCCTACACATTTCGGGAGCTAAATTTGAATATGACTCTACGAAAGAGGCTGGCTCACGCGTAGTTTCATTGAAATACTTTGATGAAGCTACAAATAGCTATGTAGATATTCAAGATGACCAAACGTATACGATTGCAACAAACGCATTCACTGCTAAAGGTGGAGACGGTTTTGCTGATTTGAAAAAGGTTTATGCAGCAGGTCGTGTTACAGATTTAGGTTTATCTGATTGGGAAAACTTAAAAGAGCAGTTTTTATCGTTAAAAGAAATTCCATATGAGCTACAAGGCCGTATTGTTGACGTAGCAGCAACAAAATAA
- a CDS encoding YhdT family protein — translation MQDKRFKIAHKEALIGVVLVIMNFAIWYGFAYGLGSGDPTEYKYVFGFPAWFFYSCIAGTIFMIICIWLAMKLFFKDIPLDEEEEKR, via the coding sequence ATGCAAGATAAGCGTTTTAAAATCGCTCATAAAGAAGCACTTATTGGTGTTGTATTAGTGATAATGAACTTTGCGATTTGGTATGGATTTGCTTATGGGCTAGGTTCGGGTGACCCAACTGAATATAAATATGTATTCGGATTCCCGGCATGGTTTTTCTATAGCTGTATAGCAGGAACTATTTTTATGATCATTTGCATTTGGCTAGCAATGAAGCTTTTCTTCAAAGACATTCCATTAGATGAGGAGGAAGAAAAGCGATGA
- a CDS encoding diaminopimelate dehydrogenase: MSKIRIGIVGYGNLGRGVEAAISQNDDMELVAVFTRRDPSTVSIKSANVPVYLVDDALNYKEQIDVMILCGGSATDLPEQVPHFAQWFNTIDSFDTHAKIPAFFDAVDEVAQKANTVSIISVGWDPGLFSLNRLLGEAVLPVGNTYTFWGDGLSQGHSDAVRRIEGVKKAVQYTLPIKAAVDRVRNGENPELSTREKHARECYVVLEAGANAAAIEKEIKDMPNYFADYDTTVNFITEDEFVTNHQGMPHGGFVIRSGESGENDKQILEFSLKLESNPMFTSSVLVAYARAAHKLAQKGDKGAKTVFDIPFGLLSAKSAADLRKELL; this comes from the coding sequence ATGAGTAAAATTCGTATTGGTATTGTTGGTTACGGTAATTTAGGTCGTGGAGTGGAAGCGGCAATTAGCCAAAATGATGACATGGAATTGGTAGCTGTATTTACGCGTCGTGATCCATCAACCGTGTCGATTAAATCAGCAAATGTACCAGTTTATTTAGTAGATGATGCACTAAACTATAAAGAACAAATTGATGTTATGATTTTATGTGGTGGTTCTGCAACGGATTTACCAGAGCAAGTACCACATTTTGCTCAGTGGTTTAATACAATTGATAGCTTTGATACGCATGCCAAGATCCCTGCGTTCTTTGATGCAGTAGATGAAGTCGCACAAAAAGCAAATACGGTGTCAATTATTTCAGTTGGCTGGGATCCAGGATTATTTTCATTAAATCGTTTATTAGGTGAAGCGGTTCTTCCTGTAGGCAATACATATACATTCTGGGGAGATGGATTAAGCCAAGGTCACTCAGATGCAGTTCGTCGTATAGAAGGCGTGAAAAAAGCTGTGCAGTATACATTACCGATTAAAGCGGCAGTTGACCGTGTACGTAACGGTGAAAATCCAGAGCTTTCAACGCGTGAAAAGCATGCTCGTGAATGCTATGTTGTGTTAGAAGCAGGCGCAAACGCGGCAGCAATCGAAAAAGAAATCAAAGACATGCCTAACTATTTTGCTGATTATGATACAACTGTCAACTTCATTACAGAAGATGAATTTGTAACGAATCACCAAGGCATGCCTCATGGTGGCTTTGTCATTCGTTCGGGTGAGTCAGGCGAAAATGATAAGCAAATCTTAGAATTCTCATTAAAATTAGAGTCTAATCCAATGTTTACTTCAAGTGTGTTAGTTGCGTATGCACGTGCAGCGCATAAATTAGCACAAAAAGGGGACAAAGGAGCAAAGACGGTATTTGATATTCCGTTTGGCTTACTTTCAGCAAAGTCAGCAGCGGATTTACGAAAAGAATTGCTATAA